Proteins from a single region of Runella sp. SP2:
- the purU gene encoding formyltetrahydrofolate deformylase, with amino-acid sequence MDGPDHKGLIYQVTHVLYNHNQNIISQDEYVSPSGQFFMRTEFEGEGNPKSILDDLTATLPAGLNLRLNPKKKKDVILFVTKEHHCLGELLIRYAFDELDATIQAVVSNYNTLQPLVSKFGIPFHYISHEHKTREEHEEAILRTLEIYQPEYLVLAKYMRVLTSDFVKHYPNRIVNIHHSFLPAFIGANPYRQAYDRGVKIIGATAHFVNDNLDEGPIIAQDVKEVDHRLTAFDMATLGKDTEKSVLSKALKLVFNDRVFIHGNRTIIL; translated from the coding sequence ATGGATGGTCCAGACCACAAAGGACTCATCTACCAAGTCACGCATGTGCTGTACAATCACAACCAAAATATTATTAGTCAGGACGAATACGTGAGTCCGTCGGGTCAATTTTTTATGCGTACTGAATTTGAGGGAGAGGGGAATCCGAAGAGTATTTTGGATGATTTAACGGCTACACTTCCTGCGGGACTTAACCTACGGTTGAATCCAAAGAAAAAGAAAGACGTGATTTTATTTGTCACCAAAGAGCATCATTGCCTTGGCGAGTTGTTGATACGGTACGCTTTTGATGAACTTGACGCAACGATTCAGGCGGTGGTGAGTAACTATAATACATTGCAGCCGTTGGTGAGCAAATTTGGGATTCCTTTTCACTACATCTCCCACGAACACAAAACCCGCGAAGAGCACGAAGAGGCAATTTTACGCACCCTCGAAATCTATCAGCCTGAGTATCTGGTGTTAGCCAAATATATGCGCGTGCTTACTTCGGACTTTGTGAAACATTACCCTAACCGAATTGTCAATATTCACCATTCGTTTTTACCTGCGTTTATTGGGGCTAATCCGTACCGACAAGCATACGACAGAGGGGTAAAAATCATTGGAGCGACGGCGCATTTTGTAAACGATAATTTGGACGAAGGCCCCATCATTGCCCAAGATGTGAAGGAAGTAGATCACCGCTTGACGGCATTTGACATGGCCACTCTTGGTAAAGACACTGAAAAATCGGTGTTGTCGAAGGCATTGAAGCTGGTTTTCAACGACCGTGTGTTTATTCACGGCAACCGAACGATTATTTTGTAA